In a single window of the Panthera leo isolate Ple1 chromosome A1, P.leo_Ple1_pat1.1, whole genome shotgun sequence genome:
- the MZB1 gene encoding marginal zone B- and B1-cell-specific protein, with protein sequence MLTEPAPQTMRLSLTLTLLLLGAWGIPGGLGDRAPLTATAPQLDDEEKYSAHMPAHLRCDACRAVAYQMWQHLAKAEAKLHTRDSGGQQELSESVYTDILDQSCSQTWQGYGVREVNQVKRLTGPGLSKGPEPNISVMITGGPWPTRLSMTCLHYLGEFGEDQIYEAHQQGREALEALLCGGPQGACSEETPVTKTEL encoded by the exons ATGCTCACTGAGCCAGCTCCACAGACCATGAGGCTGTCACTGACACTGACACTGCTgctgctgggagcctggggcaTCCCAGGGGGCCTTGGAGACAGGGCTCCACTCACAGCCACTGCCCCGCAGCTGGACGATGAGGAGAAGTACTCAGCTCATATGCCTGCTCACCTGCGCTGTGATGCCTGCAGGGCGGTGGCCTACCAG ATGTGGCAACATTTGGCAAAGGCAGAGGCCAAGCTTCACACCCGGGACTCAGGAGGGCAGCAGGAGCTGAGTGAATCAGTATACACAGACATCCTGGACCAGAGCTGCTCCCAGACCTGGCAGGG CTACGGGGTCCGAGAAGTGAACCAGGTGAAACGTCTCACGGGCCCAGGACTCAGCAAGGGGCCAGAGCCAAACATCAGCGTGATGATCACAGGGGGCCCCTGGCCCACCAG GCTCTCCATGACATGTTTGCACTACCTGGGGGAGTTTGGAGAAGACCAGATCTACGAAGCCCACCAACAAGGCCGAGAGGCTCTGGAGGCGTTGCTGTGTGGAGGCCCCCAGGGGGCCTGCTCAGAGGAGACACCTGTCACGAAGACAGAGCTCTAG
- the PROB1 gene encoding proline-rich basic protein 1, protein MLTALAPPALPGLPGRLPEVPARRQDSSGSSGSYHTAPGSPEPPDVGPDAECRANWPGVAPALGAGAQPRLSVSAQNSRQQLGTGSGFPRGPGSGPRPPQPQLRMLPSGEMEVIFGAGALFSRSDAADSEVQQLTARAFRSLSPPGPATPAPATPTPQAPNGGSRWATYLELRPRGPSPGTPAQFECVEVALEERAEPARPRTVPKRQIELRPRPRSPPREAGAPRPRLLLRTGSLDESLGRLQEAAGLVQTALARKLSPAAPARSSATFGPTGRLECATRETARSTRKVLEEARSRPPRVHHSSAPARAPRPWPSLRERAIRRDKPAPGTEPLGPVSSSIFLQSGEKIQEAHSQELKTRFPRETLDRTILREPSPPFESRDPREVPSKAGKPRSSSPLWQAPNGTVRGPHCPSPQNLPPWNRAIQRVSSPSFPEASSAWGNQDPAIEETVSRRSPSPPIRSQWNQGVARTRSPSPEAPSLWEVPKPAVGNTAEGNRSPSPPALSSLEPPDRTNGTWNPSPQETWDPTLQGSSIVPTSEALNGIGQEELALPRPSAPRTPELTDAQSPSTREMRKLAFRGSQPSPEVAAPELPLSRLVGTLDADVHREVSGPGEAASGRPRVAIPRPRDVRKMVKTTYAPSFPPGTPGSGLPAPPAEPRGEEGGSSKTQEFQALESPAPAHYTSVYLKDFLPVVTHPYEPPEPSPDTVPRDASQPNGVLRRRAENSTAKPFARTEIRLPGALALGRRREGPGGVLVRGSGVENRDAEVQRLVPDGQGRTSPLGGARTSPQQSPIGPAGPQPSRPPCPSSPQANPSLSPGIAPKLETPRVAPETATSVQSSLPREPQASAGRTAPPQPRAASAPPMDRSPEGPFQGARKPPGTAYPGKVLVDPESGRYYFVEAPRQPRLRLLFDPESGQYVEVLLPPSPPGPPRRVYTPLALGSSLYPPTYGPIPSLSMPPSPGPPAFSGPPLPWASEAGHLDGMYYLPVSGTPSPAPPLLLCAPPNSSGSAQPGKGSLFPV, encoded by the coding sequence ATGCTGACCGCGCTCGCACCGCCAGCCctgcctgggctcccagggcGCCTGCCTGAGGTCCCCGCCCGGCGCCAGGACTCCTCCGGTTCGTCAGGTTCCTACCACACGGCTCCGGGTTCTCCAGAGCCCCCGGACGTTGGGCCGGACGCGGAGTGCCGAGCGAATTGGCCCGGGGTGGCCCCTGCGCTGGGGGCGGGCGCGCAGCCTCGCCTGTCCGTCAGCGCCCAGAATAGCCGCCAGCAGCTCGGGACCGGCTCGGGTTTCCCGCGAGGCCCGGGCTCCGGCCCGcggccaccccagccccagctgcgCATGCTGCCGTCGGGGGAGATGGAAGTCATCTTCGGCGCCGGGGCCCTGTTCAGCCGCTCCGACGCGGCGGATAGCGAGGTGCAACAGCTCACCGCTCGAGCTTTCCGCAGCCTCTCTCCGCCCGGGCCCGCGACTCCTGCTCCAGCAACACCGACGCCTCAGGCCCCGAACGGTGGCTCCCGCTGGGCCACTTACCTGGAGCTGCGGCCCCGCGGGCCAAGTCCTGGGACCCCGGCGCAGTTCGAGTGTGTGGAGGTGGCGCTGGAGGAACGTGCCGAGCCCGCCAGACCCCGGACTGTGCCCAAGCGTCAAATTGAGCTGCGCCCCCGACCCCGGAGCCCCCCGCGGGAGGCGGGCGCGCCGCGCCCCCGACTGCTTCTGCGCACTGGCTCCCTGGATGAGTCGCTGGGCCGCCTGCAGGAAGCCGCGGGTCTAGTGCAGACAGCACTGGCCAGAAAACTAAGCCCTGCGGCCCCTGCCCGGAGCAGCGCCACCTTCGGGCCCACGGGGCGGCTGGAGTGTGCGACCCGGGAAACGGCCCGCAGTACCCGAAAGGTCCTGGAGGAGGCCAGGTCTCGGCCACCCCGCGTGCATCATAGTTCAGCCCCCGCCAGGGCACCACGGCCGTGGCCTAGCCTCCGAGAGCGCGCGATTCGGCGTGACAAGCCCGCGCCGGGGACCGAGCCGCTGGGTCCGGTTAGTTCCAGCATCTTCCTGCAGTCAGGGGAGAAGATTCAGGAGGCGCACAGTCAGGAACTCAAGACTCGGTTCCCGCGAGAGACTCTGGATCGAACCATCCTGAGAGAACCGTCTCCGCCTTTTGAGTCTAGGGACCCCCGGGAGGTTCCGAGTAAGGCTGGAAAACCTAGGAGCTCGTCCCCACTGTGGCAGGCTCCAAATGGGACCGTACGGGGTCCTCACTGCCCGTCCCCCCAGAATCTGCCTCCGTGGAATCGAGCTATTCAGAGAGTAAGTAGCCCGTCGTTTCCCGAGGCATCCTCTGCCTGGGGAAATCAGGATCCTGCTATCGAGGAAACTGTCAGCAGAAGAAGCCCTTCCCCACCGATCCGTTCTCAGTGGAATCAGGGTGTTGCCAGAACAAGAAGCCCATCCCCCGAAGCCCCTTCCCTGTGGGAGGTTCCGAAACCTGCAGTTGGGAATACCGCAGAAGGCAATAGGAGCCCGTCCCCGCCGGCCTTGTCCTCACTGGAGCCTCCAGATCGTACTAATGGGACGTGGAACCCATCTCCCCAAGAGACGTGGGATCCCACACTGCAGGGCTCATCGATAGTACCTACATCGGAAGCTCTAAATGGGATAGGGCAGGAGGAGCTGGCGCTGCCTAGACCGTCCGCCCCCAGGACCCCTGAGCTCACAGACGCGCAGAGTCCGTCCACGCGGGAGATGCGGAAACTTGCCTTCCGAGGCAGTCAGCCGTCGCCAGAAGTGGCTGCACCCGAGCTGCCCCTCAGTCGCCTCGTGGGCACCTTGGATGCCGATGTGCACCGGGAAGTCTCGGGCCCTGGAGAAGCAGCCTCGGGACGACCGCGCGTGGCCATTCCACGGCCCCGCGACGTGCGCAAGATGGTGAAGACCACGTACGCGCCAAGCTTTCCTCCGGGAACACCAGGTTCGGGGCTGCCTGCGCCTCCCGCGGAACCCCGCGGAGAGGAGGGCGGCTCATCCAAGACACAAGAGTTCCAGGCGTTGGagtccccagccccagctcacTACACTTCTGTTTATCTGAAGGACTTTCTGCCAGTCGTGACGCACCCCTACGAGCCCCCAGAGCCGTCCCCCGACACAGTCCCCCGGGATGCTTCACAGCCCAACGGGGTCCTGAGGCGGAGAGCAGAGAACAGCACCGCAAAACCCTTCGCGCGCACTGAGATCCGCCTGCCTGGTGCACTGGCCTTGGGCCGCCGGCGGGAGGGACCTGGGGGAGTCCTGGTGCGCGGTTCTGGCGTAGAGAACCGGGATGCGGAGGTCCAGCGCCTGGTCCCTGACGGCCAGGGGCGGACCAGCCCTCTAGGAGGCGCTCGCACCTCACCCCAGCAGTCGCCCATAGGGCCAGCCGGGCCCCAACCATCCAGACCACCCTGTCCCAGCTCCCCTCAGGCGAACCCTAGCTTGAGCCCTGGGATAGCACCCAAATTGGAGACGCCTCGTGTGGCTCCAGAGACCGCGACTTCTGTCCAGTCGTCTCTCCCGCGGGAGCCCCAGGCGTCGGCAGGCAGAacggccccgccccagccccgcgcCGCGTCAGCGCCACCGATGGACCGGTCCCCAGAAGGCCCTTTCCAGGGGGCGCGGAAGCCACCTGGGACCGCGTATCCGGGGAAGGTCCTGGTGGACCCCGAGAGCGGCCGATACTACTTTGTGGAGGCGCCGCGACAGCCTCGGCTACGGCTGCTCTTCGACCCAGAGAGCGGGCAATATGTAGAGGTGCTGCTGCCGCCATCGCCCCCAGGGCCACCCCGCCGCGTCTACACCCCGCTGGCCCTGGGCTCCAGCCTCTACCCGCCCACCTATGGGCCTATCCCCAGCCTGTCGATGCCGCCATCCCCGGGCCCGCCGGCCTTCAGCGGCCCCCCACTACCCTGGGCCTCTGAGGCGGGGCACCTGGACGGGATGTATTATCTGCCAGTGAGTGGAACCCCCAGCCCCgcaccccctctgctcctctgtgctccacccaACAGCTCAGGTTCAGCCCAGCCCGGCAAAGGGTCCTTGTTCCCAGTGTGA
- the SPATA24 gene encoding spermatogenesis-associated protein 24 isoform X3 translates to MVLQDENFVSKEEFQAVEKKLVEEKAAHAKTKVLLAKEEEKLQFALGEVEVLSKQLEKEKLAFEKALSSVKSRALQESSKKDQLITKCNEIESHIIKQEDILNGKENEIKELQQVISQQKQIFSQLHCRNHMSDYRIQKQQENYMAQVLDQKHKKASGTRQARSHQHPREK, encoded by the exons ATGGTTCTCCAGGATGAAAATTTTGTCAGTAAAGAAGAGTTCCAGGCAGTGGAAAAGAAGCTGGTG GAAGAGAAAGCTGCCCATGCCAAGACCAAGGTCCTCCTGGCCAAGGAAGAGGAGAAGTTGCAGTTTGCCCTCGGAGAGGTAGAGGTGCTATCTAAACAGCTGGAGAAAGAGAAGCTGGCTTTTGAAAAAGC GCTGTCCAGTGTCAAGAGCAGAGCCCTGCAGGAATCCAGTAAGAAGGACCAGCTCATCACCAAGTGCAATG aAATTGAGTCTCACATTATAAAGCAAGAAGATATACTTAATGGCAAAGAGAATGAGATTAAGGAGTTGCAGCAAGTTATCAGCCAGCAGAAACAGATCTTCAG CCAGCTCCATTGCAGGAATCACATGTCTGACTACCGGATCCAGAAGCAACAGGAGAACTACATGGCCCAAGTGCTGGACCAGAAGCATAAGAAAGCCTCGGGGACGCGTCAGGCCCGGAGCCACCAGCAtcccagggaaaaataa
- the SPATA24 gene encoding spermatogenesis-associated protein 24 isoform X2: MATPLGWSQGGSGSVCLAFDQLRDVIESQEELIHQLRNVMVLQDENFVSKEEFQAVEKKLVEEKAAHAKTKVLLAKEEEKLQFALGEVEVLSKQLEKEKLAFEKALSSVKSRALQESSKKDQLITKCNEIESHIIKQEDILNGKENEIKELQQVISQQKQIFRNHMSDYRIQKQQENYMAQVLDQKHKKASGTRQARSHQHPREK; the protein is encoded by the exons ATGGCGACGCCCCTCGGGTGGTCGCAGGGGGGGTCAGGATCAGTGTGTCTCGCTTTCGATCAACTGCGGGACGTGATCGAGTCTCAGGAGGAACTGATTCACCAGCTGAGGAATGTG ATGGTTCTCCAGGATGAAAATTTTGTCAGTAAAGAAGAGTTCCAGGCAGTGGAAAAGAAGCTGGTG GAAGAGAAAGCTGCCCATGCCAAGACCAAGGTCCTCCTGGCCAAGGAAGAGGAGAAGTTGCAGTTTGCCCTCGGAGAGGTAGAGGTGCTATCTAAACAGCTGGAGAAAGAGAAGCTGGCTTTTGAAAAAGC GCTGTCCAGTGTCAAGAGCAGAGCCCTGCAGGAATCCAGTAAGAAGGACCAGCTCATCACCAAGTGCAATG aAATTGAGTCTCACATTATAAAGCAAGAAGATATACTTAATGGCAAAGAGAATGAGATTAAGGAGTTGCAGCAAGTTATCAGCCAGCAGAAACAGATCTTCAG GAATCACATGTCTGACTACCGGATCCAGAAGCAACAGGAGAACTACATGGCCCAAGTGCTGGACCAGAAGCATAAGAAAGCCTCGGGGACGCGTCAGGCCCGGAGCCACCAGCAtcccagggaaaaataa
- the SPATA24 gene encoding spermatogenesis-associated protein 24 isoform X1, which translates to MATPLGWSQGGSGSVCLAFDQLRDVIESQEELIHQLRNVMVLQDENFVSKEEFQAVEKKLVEEKAAHAKTKVLLAKEEEKLQFALGEVEVLSKQLEKEKLAFEKALSSVKSRALQESSKKDQLITKCNEIESHIIKQEDILNGKENEIKELQQVISQQKQIFSQLHCRNHMSDYRIQKQQENYMAQVLDQKHKKASGTRQARSHQHPREK; encoded by the exons ATGGCGACGCCCCTCGGGTGGTCGCAGGGGGGGTCAGGATCAGTGTGTCTCGCTTTCGATCAACTGCGGGACGTGATCGAGTCTCAGGAGGAACTGATTCACCAGCTGAGGAATGTG ATGGTTCTCCAGGATGAAAATTTTGTCAGTAAAGAAGAGTTCCAGGCAGTGGAAAAGAAGCTGGTG GAAGAGAAAGCTGCCCATGCCAAGACCAAGGTCCTCCTGGCCAAGGAAGAGGAGAAGTTGCAGTTTGCCCTCGGAGAGGTAGAGGTGCTATCTAAACAGCTGGAGAAAGAGAAGCTGGCTTTTGAAAAAGC GCTGTCCAGTGTCAAGAGCAGAGCCCTGCAGGAATCCAGTAAGAAGGACCAGCTCATCACCAAGTGCAATG aAATTGAGTCTCACATTATAAAGCAAGAAGATATACTTAATGGCAAAGAGAATGAGATTAAGGAGTTGCAGCAAGTTATCAGCCAGCAGAAACAGATCTTCAG CCAGCTCCATTGCAGGAATCACATGTCTGACTACCGGATCCAGAAGCAACAGGAGAACTACATGGCCCAAGTGCTGGACCAGAAGCATAAGAAAGCCTCGGGGACGCGTCAGGCCCGGAGCCACCAGCAtcccagggaaaaataa